The Aythya fuligula isolate bAytFul2 chromosome 2, bAytFul2.pri, whole genome shotgun sequence genome contains a region encoding:
- the LOC116486494 gene encoding carbonic anhydrase 3-like isoform X2: protein MAQSVWGYDSDNGPERWHENYPMAKGDKQSPIEINSKDVRHDSSLAPWHASYDPGAAKTILNNGRTCRVVFDDSFDRSVLRGGPLTGAYRLRQLHLHWGSSDDHGSEHVIDGVKYAAELHMVHWNPKHGNFAGALKQPDGVAVVGIFLKVGKTPKPEMKRILEEIDNIKTKGKEAPFQHFDPSILFPKSRDYWTYHGSFTTPPCEECITWILLREPIEVSPDQMAKLRSLSKNGENEAMNPLVDNWRPPQPVKGRVVRASFK, encoded by the exons ATGGCACAGTCTGTGTGGGGTTACGACAGCGACAACG GACCCGAGCGCTGGCATGAAAACTACCCGATGGCCAAAGGAGACAAGCAGTCGCCCATCGAAATCAACAGTAAAGATGTGCGGCATGACTCTTCACTGGCGCCTTGGCATGCCAGTTACGACCCCGGAGCAGCCAAAACCATCCTGAACAACGGGCGGACCTGCAGAGTTGTCTTTGATGACAGTTTTGATAGATCAG TGCTGAGAGGTGGGCCGCTCACAGGAGCATACAGGCTGCGCCAGCTGCACTTGCACTGGGGTTCCTCTGATGACCATGGCTCTGAGCATGTTATAGATGGGGTGAAATATGCAGCAGAG tTACACATGGTACACTGGAATCCAAAACATGGCAATTTTGCTGGAGCTTTGAAACAACCTGATGGTGTGGCTGTTGTGggcatttttctgaaa GTTGGAAAAACTCCCAAACCAGAAATGAAGAGAATTCTTGAAGAAATAGATAACATTAAAACCAAG gggAAAGAGGCTCCTTTTCAGCACTTTGATCCATCAATTCTTTTCCCCAAATCTCGGGACTACTGGACCTACCATGGTTCATTCACAACACCCCCCTGTGAGGAGTGTATCACTTGGATTCTCTTGAGGGAGCCCATTGAAGTCAGCCCTGACCAG atGGCAAAGCTCCGTAGCCTTTCCAAGAATGGTGAGAACGAAGCCATGAACCCACTGGTTGATAACTGGCGCCCACCTCAGCCTGTGAAGGGCAGGGTGGTGAGAGCCTCGTTCAAGTAA
- the LOC116486494 gene encoding carbonic anhydrase 3-like isoform X1 encodes MAQSVWGYDSDNGPERWHENYPMAKGDKQSPIEINSKDVRHDSSLAPWHASYDPGAAKTILNNGRTCRVVFDDSFDRSVLRGGPLTGAYRLRQLHLHWGSSDDHGSEHVIDGVKYAAELHMVHWNPKHGNFAGALKQPDGVAVVGIFLKVSGKHSVFIYFLILEEIDNIKTKGKEAPFQHFDPSILFPKSRDYWTYHGSFTTPPCEECITWILLREPIEVSPDQMAKLRSLSKNGENEAMNPLVDNWRPPQPVKGRVVRASFK; translated from the exons ATGGCACAGTCTGTGTGGGGTTACGACAGCGACAACG GACCCGAGCGCTGGCATGAAAACTACCCGATGGCCAAAGGAGACAAGCAGTCGCCCATCGAAATCAACAGTAAAGATGTGCGGCATGACTCTTCACTGGCGCCTTGGCATGCCAGTTACGACCCCGGAGCAGCCAAAACCATCCTGAACAACGGGCGGACCTGCAGAGTTGTCTTTGATGACAGTTTTGATAGATCAG TGCTGAGAGGTGGGCCGCTCACAGGAGCATACAGGCTGCGCCAGCTGCACTTGCACTGGGGTTCCTCTGATGACCATGGCTCTGAGCATGTTATAGATGGGGTGAAATATGCAGCAGAG tTACACATGGTACACTGGAATCCAAAACATGGCAATTTTGCTGGAGCTTTGAAACAACCTGATGGTGTGGCTGTTGTGggcatttttctgaaagtaagTGGCAAACATTcagttttcatatattttct AATTCTTGAAGAAATAGATAACATTAAAACCAAG gggAAAGAGGCTCCTTTTCAGCACTTTGATCCATCAATTCTTTTCCCCAAATCTCGGGACTACTGGACCTACCATGGTTCATTCACAACACCCCCCTGTGAGGAGTGTATCACTTGGATTCTCTTGAGGGAGCCCATTGAAGTCAGCCCTGACCAG atGGCAAAGCTCCGTAGCCTTTCCAAGAATGGTGAGAACGAAGCCATGAACCCACTGGTTGATAACTGGCGCCCACCTCAGCCTGTGAAGGGCAGGGTGGTGAGAGCCTCGTTCAAGTAA